The Deltaproteobacteria bacterium DNA segment CGGCGGCCGTACAAATCCCCGTCGAAATCCAGGATGTAGGTCTCGATGGTCCGGGGTCCGGCGCCGAACGTCGGATTCACCCCGACGCTGGTGACGCTGGGCAACCGCTGTCCGCCCGTCTCGACCACGGTGGCGTAGATCCCGTTGGCCGGCACGATCTCCGTCCGGCTGCGCACGTTGGCGGTGGGAAAGCCGAGTTCCCGGCCCCGCTGATGCCCCCGCTCCACCGTTCCCTCGATGAAATGACTGCGTCCGAGCTGACGCCGGGCGACCTCTACGCGGCCCTCTTCGAGCAATGCGCGTATCCGGCTGCTGCTGACGGCGTGTTCGGACTCCGCGACGGGCCCGATGACCTTCACTTCCATCCCCGCGGCCGGGCCCCACTTCATGAGATCGCCGACGGTGCCGGCCCGGTCCTTGCCGAAGCGGAAATCCTCGCCGACCCAAAGAGCCTCGACCCCGAGCCCGGCCAGGTAGCGGTTCACGAACTCACGCGCCGGCACGGCGCAGAAACTCGGCGTGAAGCGCTGAATCACCACGCAGTCGATGCCCGCGCGCCGGAGGAGCGCCAGCTTGTCCTTGCGCGACAGGATCAACCGCGGAGCGTATTCCGGCGCGAGGAACTTGAGCGGATGGGGCTCGAACGTCAGGACGACGGAGGATCCGCCCCGCGCCCGCGCGTCCGCCATCACCCGCCGGAGCAGGTCCTGGTGGCCGAGATGCACCCCGTCGAAGTTCCCGATGGTCATGACGGGACGGTGAAGGGGTCCCTTGACGTGCCGCAGAATCCGCATCATGCGTGGAGTTTGGAGGGATGACCCGACCCGCGCCCCTGCCCAACGCTGTATACACACACCACGGAAGGGGGAGCCATCCGGTGCGAGTCAAGCGCCCAGGGACTGGAGCTTCTCGCGCGCCTTTCCCGCTTCCTCGGAACTGGGATACCGGTTGATGACTTCCTGGAGAATGAGCCTGGCGTCGACACGATTCCCAAGCTCAGCGAAAGCGTACCCGATCTTGAGCCACGCCGCGGGCGCCTTGTCACCGTCGGGATATTTCTTCCGCACCACGTCGAACTCCAGGATGGCCTCGTCGAACTCCTGGAGCGCGTAATGGCTCTCGCCGATCCAGTATTGTGCGTTGTCGGTCAAGGGGCTGTCCGGATGCTTTTCGACGAACTGCTTGAACTGTTCGATGGCGCCGCGAAAGTCCCTTTCCCGCAGCCGTTTCCATGCGTTCTCGTAGTCCTGTTGAAACGTGGGCGCCTCGGGTTCGGGGCGTGGAGCCGGACGCGCAACCTGCGGAGGCCCGCCCGGGGCGGCCGGCGCCTGGGGGGTTTCGGCCGTCGGTTCGGCCTCGGGAGGGCGCGGGGCGCCCTGGAGAACGGCGTCACGCAGAAGCCGGAGCTCGTCCTCGCGCACCTTCAGGAGATCCCGTTGCGCGCGCACTTCCGACTCGAGCGCCGCCAGCCTGCGATGGAGCTCCGTGGCGTTCCCGGCCGCGCCTCCGCTTCCGTTACGCAGTTCCTGGAGATTCCCCTCGACGGCGTTCATGCGGTTTTGCATGGCCGTGACCTCGGCCCGTGTATCCGCCAACTGGGTGCGCGCCTGGTCGAGCTCCGCCTTCAAGGCATTGATCACCGCCCACTCGCCCTCGGTCAACTGTGCCTGGACGGGAGGCGCCGGCGCCGCGTGATAGTCGACGGTACAACCCCATGCCGACACGAGCGACAGAACGACCAGCCATGTACGGACAACGATTCGCATGGACATTCACTCTCCGGCGGGACAGGGAGCGCGAAAGGTTCCGGTGCCGGGCGCCGCGAACGCGCGAGCATCGTTCGCGACGCGGGGCACGAAGAATTGGGTGATCAGGAAGAAGGCCTTTGCGCCCGAACGACGAAATGCGCACGTCGGTTCTTCTGCCAACATTCCTCCGAGCTCTCGCCGCAGACCGGAAGTTCCTCGCCGTAGCTGATGGTCGAAAAGCGCTCCGGCGCGACCCCCAGGGTCACCAGGTAGTCCTTGACCGCCTGCGCTCTTCTCGAGCCGAGAGCAAGATTGTACTCGTTGGTGCCTCGGTTGTCGGCGTGCCCTTCGATCTCGATCTGAACGCCGGGATTCTCCTTGATCCAGTCCGAGTTGCGCTGCAGGACCTCGCGCGCTTCGGCGGCCAACTCGGAGCGGTCGAATTCGAAGTAGACGTCGGCGAGGACGCCGGTTTGCGGCGTCGTGCCCTCCTTGAGGGCTTCGAGGCTGCCCTGACCGGTCACCCCCGGACCCTGCTGTGCGAGGTCGCCTTCCGTGATGCCGCCGGTATTGCCGTCGGCCGGCACGGCGCCCTCGCCCGGCACGGCCGCGGCCGGCTCTTCGGTCTCGGGGGGCGGCGCGGCGCAGCCGGCGAGGATCATGAGAGTGATGGAGCACAACAGCAGCACGAACGCCCTTCTAATCATCGGCTCGGTCTCTCTTGTCTTCCCCATGTCTGGGTTGCGCGGAGTTGAGATGTGTTGCATGTGTCGCTGCACGGGATCACTGCAGCCGGGGTGACCAGGACGGATTTGTATCACCTGCGGTGGAGCCTGTCAATCTGCGCTGACTCTCACCGTCCCGGCGCATGGTGTAGATTCGGCGCGAACCTGACCGGTTGGAGGTGAACGCCAGAAAGCGTCCATCCGGAGCCCATGACGGATCCTCGTCGTTGGAGCGGTTGGCGGTGAGCATCCGCAGGCCGCTGCCGTCCGGCCGTATGGTGAAGATGTTCATCACGCCGTTGGTTCGTCCCGTGAAGGCGATCAGCTCGCCGGTCGGCGACCAGTCGGGCGACGTATTGTAGGACCCCTTGAACGTGAGCCGCCTGATGGCGCCGGTGGCCACCTCCAGGACGTAGATCTGAAGGGAACCGTGCCGGTCGGACGAGAAAGCGATGCGGTCTCCCTCGGGGGACCACGTGGGCGAGGTATCGATGCCGGGGTGATGGGTCAGCCGCTCCACGACGTGCCCGGAACGGTTCAGCCGGTAGATATCGTGGTTGCCCCGCCGCTCCATGGGCGTGGCGAGATGCTGCCCATCCGGCGACCATTGCCCGCGCCCGTCGCCTCTGGCGATCACCTTTTCGCGCTTGGTGAGGAGATCGAAGCCGAAGACCTGCCACTTGCCGGTCTTCACCGAAAGGTAGACCAGCCCCTTGCCGTCCCGTCTCCACCACGGGAACATGTTGATCGTCCGGTTGTGAGTCACCTTCTTCCTGTCGGTGCCGTCCAGGTGCGAAAAATGGATCTCCTTGATCCGGTCTCTCCCGGTGGACACGTAGGCGATCCTGGTATCGAACACGCCGCGGGTCCCGGTCAGCTTCAGGATGATCTCGTCCACGAAACGGTGCGCCATGCGCCGCGCATCCCGTACTTCTCCGGTGTAGGCCTTGCCCACCACCTGATTCCGCCGGAACGTATCGTAGAGCCAGAACTCGAACCGGATCCTTCCCTTGCCGAAGGTCTGGAAACCGCCCTTGATGAGGCCTTCCGCTCCGATGGTGGTCCAGTCCCGGAAGTCGAAACGACCCAGCCGGATACCGGTCTTCTGCGGGTCTTCGATGTAGGCCGATCGGTCGACGATCTCGAACCAGCCGGAGCGGTCGAGATCGTCGGCCATGACGTCGGCGATCCGTTCCGAGATCTTCTCGGTGTCCGGCCGGCTCCCCAGGTTCTTGAGCGGCGAGACCGCCAGCCGGAATCGCTCGGCCCCCGGTCCGACGATCAGGCCTGTCACCTGAGCGCGCGCCGCACCCGCCGACAGCCCCCACAGCATCAGGCCCGCGACCATCCACGCTGTCACCCGCACAAACGCCCGGGCGGCGGCGTCTTCGGCCCGGCTTGGTCTTCGCCGCAACGACGGCGGCGCGGTCATGCCTCCCATGATTGGACGGTCCTTCTTCGCTTGCGGGCAACAATACCGACTAGCCATCGAGGTCGGCGGGCCGGAAAGTGATCTCGACCTGTGCGAAGTCACGCACGTGACTCGCAGGCGGCGGCGGCAAGGGGCTGGAACGACGCACCGCGCGAACCACCGACTCGTCGAAGGATGAATCTCCCGAGAACCTGAGCAGCTTGAGACCGAAGATTTCCCCGTCGACGCCGACGCCGAACCCGACGGTAACCTCGAGTTTGCCGCGTTTGCCGATCCACGTCCAGCGATCCTTGATGCGGTTGAGCATCTCCTGCCGGTAGGACAGGAAAGCCATTCCTCTCACGACGCCGCCGTTGCCCGACGCCCCGGTCCCGGCGCCGACCGCGCCCCCGCCGGCCTGGCGCTCGGCCCGCCGCAGCCGGGCACGTTCGCGGGCGACGGCCACCGCGTCGTCGATGCGCCGTTTCCGAAGGCGCTCCACCAGCTTGGAATCCGGATTCGCGGCGCTCTTCCGTTTCGGCG contains these protein-coding regions:
- a CDS encoding bifunctional riboflavin kinase/FAD synthetase: MMRILRHVKGPLHRPVMTIGNFDGVHLGHQDLLRRVMADARARGGSSVVLTFEPHPLKFLAPEYAPRLILSRKDKLALLRRAGIDCVVIQRFTPSFCAVPAREFVNRYLAGLGVEALWVGEDFRFGKDRAGTVGDLMKWGPAAGMEVKVIGPVAESEHAVSSSRIRALLEEGRVEVARRQLGRSHFIEGTVERGHQRGRELGFPTANVRSRTEIVPANGIYATVVETGGQRLPSVTSVGVNPTFGAGPRTIETYILDFDGDLYGRRLRVFFVERLREERNFPSVDQLVRQIEDDVVLARRVLGRAGPDGAAVPCLTKPAASPSI
- the ybgF gene encoding tol-pal system protein YbgF, whose translation is MRIVVRTWLVVLSLVSAWGCTVDYHAAPAPPVQAQLTEGEWAVINALKAELDQARTQLADTRAEVTAMQNRMNAVEGNLQELRNGSGGAAGNATELHRRLAALESEVRAQRDLLKVREDELRLLRDAVLQGAPRPPEAEPTAETPQAPAAPGGPPQVARPAPRPEPEAPTFQQDYENAWKRLRERDFRGAIEQFKQFVEKHPDSPLTDNAQYWIGESHYALQEFDEAILEFDVVRKKYPDGDKAPAAWLKIGYAFAELGNRVDARLILQEVINRYPSSEEAGKAREKLQSLGA
- the pal gene encoding peptidoglycan-associated lipoprotein Pal, which translates into the protein MIRRAFVLLLCSITLMILAGCAAPPPETEEPAAAVPGEGAVPADGNTGGITEGDLAQQGPGVTGQGSLEALKEGTTPQTGVLADVYFEFDRSELAAEAREVLQRNSDWIKENPGVQIEIEGHADNRGTNEYNLALGSRRAQAVKDYLVTLGVAPERFSTISYGEELPVCGESSEECWQKNRRAHFVVRAQRPSS
- the tolB gene encoding Tol-Pal system beta propeller repeat protein TolB; its protein translation is MGGMTAPPSLRRRPSRAEDAAARAFVRVTAWMVAGLMLWGLSAGAARAQVTGLIVGPGAERFRLAVSPLKNLGSRPDTEKISERIADVMADDLDRSGWFEIVDRSAYIEDPQKTGIRLGRFDFRDWTTIGAEGLIKGGFQTFGKGRIRFEFWLYDTFRRNQVVGKAYTGEVRDARRMAHRFVDEIILKLTGTRGVFDTRIAYVSTGRDRIKEIHFSHLDGTDRKKVTHNRTINMFPWWRRDGKGLVYLSVKTGKWQVFGFDLLTKREKVIARGDGRGQWSPDGQHLATPMERRGNHDIYRLNRSGHVVERLTHHPGIDTSPTWSPEGDRIAFSSDRHGSLQIYVLEVATGAIRRLTFKGSYNTSPDWSPTGELIAFTGRTNGVMNIFTIRPDGSGLRMLTANRSNDEDPSWAPDGRFLAFTSNRSGSRRIYTMRRDGESQRRLTGSTAGDTNPSWSPRLQ
- the tolA gene encoding cell envelope integrity protein TolA; translated protein: MRWWVCFSGVLHLVLLAMLLLVPPSTALRDAPPPVYTVDLVAPGPAPVAKAAPALAPAVPEPPEPAAAPREVEAPPKELVKEAPEPKEEEPPALTEPVPPEKPKKKVAKPKKKPAPKPKVVKREKPAPKKTAAKKASKKKVSKKRPAKKTPKLAKKAPKRKSAANPDSKLVERLRKRRIDDAVAVARERARLRRAERQAGGGAVGAGTGASGNGGVVRGMAFLSYRQEMLNRIKDRWTWIGKRGKLEVTVGFGVGVDGEIFGLKLLRFSGDSSFDESVVRAVRRSSPLPPPPASHVRDFAQVEITFRPADLDG